aaagaaacaggGATAAAATAGTAGATAAAAAAgcttaaaaaaaatggagagagaataacttttaaaaaatgaaactacaaaataaatgattattaaacgacatttagaattCTAATAATACCTACTCTTTCCATTCATATGTCTAATATTTTTCCaaagtaattatttaaatttatgtaaATTAGTTTCTAAAgtataattaattacaaaataataaaataggaaaaaataacaaatcaaACAACCATTCCTTTTTCGCAATATTACCAAACCCAAAAACCCAATCTTGCAGCCTTGAAAGGCACACGAGTCTTATTCTCaattcatttgattttaaaagtttcTATTTCCATAGcgatatattattattattattattattattattattattattttgcaaacAATATGCCTCGTTGTTCgtgtaaaaaatttaaatgtggGTGTCGCATTACATACctcaaattacaaaaattataagAACGTAAATTAATAAGACAACATTTTTGCCTCTCTCTTAATGCACGTTTTCGTATTCAAAACGCACTGTTTTAACGACACACATAACCCACTGTTTCCTCTGTTATTTCAGTCCCAAACCCAACGAACAAATCCATACCATTTCAAACCCCTTCCCCCTTTTCCTTCACTTCTCTGTGATTTTAGATTCGATTCCATCACGAAATCAtggccttcttcttcctcctccgtCTACTGCAACTTCTCATCTACGGTCTGTCTTTAAAACAGAGCCTCTGTTTTTCTGCAACTCAGATGACCCTGGTTTTGCCTCTCAAAACACAGATGGGTTTGATTTCTCAGCCTTCCAATAAGCTCAGTTTCCACCATAATGTCACTTTGACTGTTTCCTTAACTGTTGGCTCGCCTCCTCAACAAGTCACCATGGTTCTCGATACAGGGAGTGAACTCTCATGGCTTCACTGCAAAAAATCCCCAAATTTAACCTCTGTTTTTAACCcactttcctcttcttcttacTCACCAATCCCCTGTTCGTCCCCCATTTGCCGCACCCGAACCCGAGATTTACCCAACCCGGTTATCTGCGACCCGAAAAAGCTCTGCCACGTCTTTGTCTCTTACGCCGATGCATCGTCGCTCGAGGGCAACCTCGCATCGGACACGTTCCGAATCGGTTCATCGGCTCAACCCGGAACTTTATTCGGGTGTATGGATTCGGGTTTCAGTTCGAATTCAGAGGAGGACGCGAAGACCACTGGATTAATGGGTATGAACAGAGGATCGCTCTCGTTTGTTACGCAATTGGGTTTGCCGAAATTCTCTTATTGCATATCGGGTAGTGATTCTTCAGGGGTTCTTCTTTTCGGCGACGCACCTGTTTCGTGGCTTGGGAATTTAACCTACACGCCTTTAGTTCAAATCTCAACCCCATTACCCTATTACGACCGAGTCGCTTACACCGTCCAACTCGACGGAATCAGAGTAGGGAACAAAATCCTCCCACTCCCGAAATCAATCTTCGCACCAGATCACACCGGCGCCGGACAAACCATGGTGGATTCAGGTACCCAGTTCACGTTTCTTCTGGGACCAGTCTACACAGCTTTGAAAAACGAGTTTCTAGAGCAAACGAAAGGGGTTTTAATCCCACTGGGTGATCCAAACTTCGTGTTCCAAGGAGCAATGGACTTATGCTACAGAGTAGCAGCGAAAGAAGGGAAGCTACCGCCGTTACCGGCGGTGAGTCTGATGTTCCATGGGGCGGAGATGGTAGTCGGAGGGGAGGTTCTGCTGTACAGAGTACCGGGAATGATGAAGGGAAACGAGTTGGTGTATTGCCTAACATTTGGGAATTCGGATTTGTTAGGAATAGAAGCGTTTGTGATAGGGCATCATCATCAACAAAACGTGTGGATGGAATTTGATTTGGTGAAATCAAGGGTTGGATTTGTAGAGACGAGGTGTGACTTGGCAGGTCAAAGATTGGGATTGGGCCTTTAAAAAAAGCCCAATTTAAAAAAGGACTGTCCAATCCATGGCCCACCTTAAGGGAGGGGGTGGCCCATTGATCGGacagaaaaagttttttttttttttttttattttttttattgctatGTGAGATTCTCTGAACAACAACATTGTGGACACGTcaggttcttttttttttctttttattattatttttacaatGTTTTGTTTATTGGGTTTGGTGTTGAGTCAGTGAGTTAGTACAAATTTGAATTGTATATaataatgtatattaaatatgacCAAACATTAGTgctgtttatttttattattattattaaaaaaaaaattaaaaaaaaaaggttatgtTCTGACTTTTGGCAGTAAAGATAAAGTTGGTAATTTGCCAGCTCACACTTGTTAGTCCTTAGCTTCACCCCTTCACCTGCCGCCCCTGTTTTTAGTTCAATCCATTTCTATTTAGCTTTATGATTAATTTTAGACAAAGAATCAGTTAAATGAAAGTCAATTTATACACACTTCATCTCACTCCTGTTACATTGctttttgttcttaaatttaCTCACTACTATATAaggtttctttttttccttttcaggtaACTGAAAGTTGTAAATATtacatcttttttcttttcgaaGTATACTAGAaagtaaaaactaaaaatctaaGAGGTGTTTGGTCAATAAATTGAGAGTAAGAGTTAAGAGTAGAATTGCGAACTTCACTCATTGTTTCATCTAAGGAGTTTGTGGATCCATGACTAAAGATTCATCTACTTTATGTTGTTttgaaatcaataaataaaaataagtagaAAAACGTCATATAGAGATTTACATAATTTACTAATAGTGCAAATTATAGTTTATAGGGTTAAGAGAATTTATGTAGCAcacttctctaaatcataaggtcaaaatcgtaaataatgtaaatataacaaatacGAATACAACTTAGGTCTTGTATTTAGTCGTTCAAAATGTCAAACAACAGAGTTAATGCATTCCAACATATGTCTTATTAAGACCTTACATTGTTGGACTCGAAGAGTTTACAATTTATTAAACTCTACAACTTATTGAAGTTGACAAGTCCATTTGTCGTGGTTTCTCAAGTTTTAAGGTGCAAGAGGATGAATttgatagattttaaaataaaattgatatatgTTGATAAATGTATGGATAAAAATGGATATTTTCTGAAAAAGAAGGGACTCGATGGagattttagaattaaaaaatatgttttggtTGAAATTTGAATCCAAGTTTTAGAGAAAGGGAAAAGTTGGTGGATGTGGTGAGGCTAGTAGTATGAGTATCACGTGAGACGAAGATCACAAGGGCGTGTGGTTTGCTTTAAAGGAAAGATGCAAGTTGCCAGGCAATCAGAGTCAATCAATCACACATGTCACTATAATAAGACTTCTAGTTTTGATTTTGGAGGATAAATTATACAACCATAATAATTGCTTGCGGCTTCTAAATTCAAAATACCTATTTCTTATAATTCCATGCTTAAACACTCTTCAAATCTCACCAAATAATTTCTTTCCATGGAACCCTAATTCACTTATTAAACGTCAATTTCCATTCTAATGTCTAAGTTAGTACCATGAGTGACTCATTCAGCTAAATACTAAAAGAAGTAAGATCGTTTCTCTCCTTTAGAGAGTACTTATTCTCCCCTTAAGAATGATTAAATGGAGCTATTTATAAGTTTGTCCTCTGACACATGCTCACAATTGTGTGTGATGACAGGAGGAGTCATGGATGCTTCTAGTGTTTAAGGTTGTAGGATATTAATTCGCCCTCGACTCATTTACTtcctaatttatatatatttaccaaCTTAGTTGGTTGGTTAGATCCTGAGGCACTAACATTTTCCCTTTCGGGATGTATGCTCCTTCTTTCAAAGTATATTTTGGGATTGGGTTCGCTCGTGGGATTTAGCCCTTACCTTGGGCAACACTCAACAAAAggtaagagtttttttttttaaaatgatacatgGATATGTTAGTGACTAAAAAATTTATGGTTCGAATTTCCTATAtgattgtactaaaaaaagaaaaagaaatagtgtTTCTATATTTCTATGCCATCCAAATTATTAACTAGagactaatttttaaaaagaaacaaaggatTTCTTAATTCATAGAAGAGTTGTtttgaagaaagatatatttctggAAATGAATGAGTGgaataaaaaaattgtgtttgtaTATTTGACTCAATTTGATAAATATGTATGGTATTGTTTGTGTTGGGTCTCTCTCATGGGACCCTCTAATTCTCTGTACTTGCTTGGCTTCATGCCCAACAAACAAGAAGCTATAAAGAAGCATTTATGTCTTCCAATGGAgtttataattgatttaatccCATTTAAtaacaattcttttttttttttttttttagttttctatttctTGAAACTACGTACGTTTGTTTTTcttacattatatatatatgtatgaatTCTAAGAGATAATGCCATTATAAACTTTTGGAatgtttttttagttattttaaaataaaaaaaaagagtgtTTGGGGCGAAGCGAAGGGAATTCAAATACAAAGGCTCAAACAAGTTTGGTTGTCCATCTACGACGATCAAAGATAAGGTTATGTAGATCAATCATCATCCGATGGCCAGTAGCTCTAttaagctctgataccaacttatCACACCCCCACCCAAACTTACTTACTAACCATCTCTACTGAATATATCTTAATTCATCTAAGTTGGGAATAAAATTActccaatttttcattaaaagaaattaagtttataCAGTTTATTAGGTTTTTACAAAACATTTGCCCAATCCATTTTGAccacaattatataataaagatTTAACTCATGGCAGACCTTATCTTCTCGCAGCAATCCAGACCCTTTTGCTACCTGCAGAGGAAAAACATAAAGGAAGAAAGGGAACTAAAAGACCAATGAGTAGTAAATAACTTACAGGATCTCTTTCAACCCTAGGAGACAAGTAGCTCAAACAACATGTCCACATAACGAGGTTATTACTCAAACCTCAAGCTTGAACGAGTTCGTTCCTTGTTATACCTACAGATATGGTAGATAATTAAACATATCTTTTTTAttactatgtgcacatagattcCCCCTCTTATGGGCTCATAAGGTAGACTCATCAatcctctgaccatcccatacgaggtttCCTTCAtaagctcagg
This genomic window from Benincasa hispida cultivar B227 chromosome 4, ASM972705v1, whole genome shotgun sequence contains:
- the LOC120074931 gene encoding aspartic proteinase PCS1-like, producing the protein MAFFFLLRLLQLLIYGLSLKQSLCFSATQMTLVLPLKTQMGLISQPSNKLSFHHNVTLTVSLTVGSPPQQVTMVLDTGSELSWLHCKKSPNLTSVFNPLSSSSYSPIPCSSPICRTRTRDLPNPVICDPKKLCHVFVSYADASSLEGNLASDTFRIGSSAQPGTLFGCMDSGFSSNSEEDAKTTGLMGMNRGSLSFVTQLGLPKFSYCISGSDSSGVLLFGDAPVSWLGNLTYTPLVQISTPLPYYDRVAYTVQLDGIRVGNKILPLPKSIFAPDHTGAGQTMVDSGTQFTFLLGPVYTALKNEFLEQTKGVLIPLGDPNFVFQGAMDLCYRVAAKEGKLPPLPAVSLMFHGAEMVVGGEVLLYRVPGMMKGNELVYCLTFGNSDLLGIEAFVIGHHHQQNVWMEFDLVKSRVGFVETRCDLAGQRLGLGL